The genomic interval CGAATCATGTCCGGAACGTACGCGTAGATGACCTTGTCGTCCGCGACGCCGGTTCCCGGCGCATTGGCCAGGGTGATGTTGCCCAAACGGTACACGTTCATCAAACCGGCAACGCCCAGCACACTGTCGCTGCGGAAAACCTTGGGATCCAAGAATGCGTCATCGATTCGGCGATAGATCACATCCACTCGCTTCAACCCTCGCGTGGTTCGCATGTAGACGTGGTCGTTCTTGACGATCAAGTCACGTCCCTCGACCAATTGAACCCCCATCTGCTGGGCGAGAAACGAATGTTCGTAGTACGCGCTGTTGTAGACCCCCGGCGTCAATACGACGACGGTCGGATCGTCCACATGTGGCGGTGCGACTTCCCGCAACATCCCGTACAAACGCGACGTGTAATCCGAAACGGGCCGAATCTGTGACGCCCGAAACACTTGCGGAAAGTTCCGCTTCATCACGTGCCGATTTTGCAACACGTACGACACGCCCGAGGGACATCGCAGGTTGTCCTCCAAGACATAGACGGCACCACTGTTGTCTCGAACCAAGTCCGTGCCTGTGATGTGACACCAAACATCATTGAAGGGCTTGAGCCCCACGCACTGTTTCAAATAGGCCGGGCACGAGTCGATCAGTTCGGCCGGAACGATCCCTTCCTGTACGATCTCCCGCTCGTTGTACACGTCACACAAGAAACGGTTCAGCGCCCGAATACGTTGCTTCAGTCCGGCATCGATATGCTTCCACAGCAAGGACGATACGATGCGTGGGACCACGTCAAAGGGCATGATCTTTTCGGTGCCGGAGGAATCACTGTAGACCGTGAATGTGATCCCCATCTTGAACAGGGCACGTTCGATCGCGTCCTGTCGTCGCAGGAGCTCCTTGGGCGGCAAGCTGATGATCAAATCCACCAGAGCTTGCGCGTCTGGACGCGCTACACAATCCTTATCGACCAACTCATCAAAAAATCCATCGGTTTGATACCCAGACAATGCCGGCAGCTTTTCTCGCGGGCTCCGTGAGATGGCGGGCGAACGCGATGAAGCCTGAGACTGAGATTGATTCTGCATCACGAGACGGGGGTTCCCAATTGCGCACAAATGAACGACCGCTAAGCGGCGTCAGCCGATCCGCTGATGGACTGAAAACTCTCTCCCGCCTGAAAGAGAGTCGGCATTGTAACCGGGCTTGCAAGCGACCGTAGGATCAATCCCCTGACGGATTCACTGCGGTGCCAGAATCCCCCCTTCACGCCGAACTTGCGGCGGAGAACCCCATCAAAACGCTGCTAGACACGCGATAGTGACAGGATGCGACGATGGCCGGCAAGATCCTTGATGAACCGCAGGTCACCCAGTTCTGAGATTTGCTCCGCCAACTCCGCACAAGCCTCGGCGATCATCGGGCTGAGCTCAATGATCAGCCTGCCGCCCTGATGAAGCCGGCCATAGGACTCGCCCAGCAAGCGCTTGATGGTTTCTGTCCCGTCCGGCCCCGAAACCAACGCCAACTTGGGCTCAAAGTCGCGAACGGTCGGCTGCAATTGATCGAACTCGCTCTCACTGACGTAAGGCGGATTGCTGCAGATCAAGTCAAACTTGGCCGGAGTGGTGACATCGGCGAGTAGGTCACCGGCGACAAAATCGATCCGCTCGGCGACACCGTGTTGGTCTGCGTTCCACCTTGCCACCTCTAACGCTTCCGGACTCAAATCGATTGCCGTGATGCGGGCGGAAGGCAGATGAACCGCCAAACTCACCGCGATCGCGCCGCTGCCCGTGCCCACGTCCGCGATTTGCAGTGGCCGATCACCGGGCTTGATCGCCTTGGCACAGTCCAAAGCCTCGATCACCAAATGCTCCGTCTCGGGGCGTGGGATCAGCACATGCTCGTTCACACGAAACCGCAGCGAATAGAACTCCTTGTAACCGACCAACTGAGCCACCGGTGTGCCTTCGCCACGCCGGCGCACCAATTCGCGAAAAGCGGTCTTTTGTTCGTCATCGGGCTCTTCCTGAAACGCCGTGTACAGCTCGATCCGACTGCACTGCCTGGCATGCGCCAACAATACCTCGGCATCCAACCGCGCCGACTCGCTGCCACGGCGTTTGAAAAAGTCCGTTGTCCATTCCAGCAATCGCAAGACTGTCCAGGGTTGTTCAGCGGACTCAGGCATGGAACTGTATTGACGGGGTTGAAGTGGAATGGCTCGGAGCAAGAACAGGTAGCCGGTGGGATGACGGTAACGACATCAGGTATCCACCATGTCGCCGCGAAGCTGATCACGGTCGTACTCGATCAACGCCTCGGTGACCGGCGTGACGGCGCCCGCCATCACCTGATCGAGCTTGTAGAGAGTGAAATTGATGCGGTGATCGGTCAGTCGATTCTGAGGAAAGTTGTAGGTGCGGATCCGTTGGCTTCGGTCACCTGAACCGATCAAACCTTTGCGTTGCTCGGCCTGCTTGGCTTGCTCCTCTTCGCGTTTCTTTTCATAGACCCGCGCCTTGAGCACCCGCAGAGCTTTTGCCAAGTTCTTGTGCTGACTTTTTTCATCCTGACACTGCACCACGATGCCGGTCTCATGGTGCGTCAAGCGAATCGCCGACTCGGTTTTGTTGACGTGCTGGCCGCCAGGTCCCGAAGCGCAGAACTTGTCGACACGGTAGTCATCTGCTTTCACATCGACCTCCACGTCCTCAGGCTCAGGCATCACGGCAACGGTTGCCGCCGAGGTGTGCACACGTCCTTGTGTCTCCGTTTCGGGAACGCGTTGAACTCGATGCCCGCCGGACTCATACGCCAGATCGCGGTAGACACTCTCGCCCTCGAGCGTCAACGTGATTTCCTTGAATCCGCCCATGTCGGACACGCTGCTGTCCATGACCTCCACCTTCCAGCCCTTGATCTCAGCGTACCGACGGTACATCTCGAACAGGTCACGGGCAAACAAAGCGGCTTCCTCGCCTCCGGTCCCCGCGCGGATCTCCATCACACAGCGGGTGCGATGACTGTCTTCGCCACCCACGGTCATCGACAGCAAATCGTCCCACAACACTTCGCGTTTGGAACGCAGCTCGGCCATTTCGGTTTCGGCCATTTCGCGTTCATCATAATCCTCCGCTGCCTCGGCCATTTCCTGGCAACCGCGAATCTCCTTGCTCAACCGCTTGAACTCACGGTACTTGCTCGCCACCTTGGCGAGCCCGCCGTGCTCGCGCGCAGCAGCACCCATCTTCGCGCCATCGGCCAACACCTCGGGGTCGGACATTTGGCGTTCCAACTCTTGGAATCGGGCAAGTTTTTCTTCCAGCAAATCGCGGACGATGCTCATGGCTCACGCGTTAGGCAAAGGGGAGGAGGGTGTACGAAAAAAGCCGCATCGTTCCATTGAAATGCGGACGACGCGGCTGTATCGCGAGGGAGCAACGCTGAGCGAGCTACTTTTTCTTGCCCTTCTTTTGCAGGCTGCCGTAGGTACCAGCGGCAAACTTCTTTTGGAACTTGTCGATCCGACCGGCCGTGTCAACAAACTTCAATTTGCCGGTGTAAAAAGGATGACAAGCGTTGCAAATGTCGACCTTCAACTCGGGCCGAACGCTGCGTGTCTGAAACGTATTGCCGCAACCGCAACTGACGGTTGTTTCCTGATAATTGGGGTGGATGCCTTCTTTCATGGCGTCTTTCTCATTGGTTCGGGGGGGTGGAACTGGCTTGGTACAGCGCCGCGAAGCTTCGAAGTGTATTCGACCGGAGGCTGACTGGACAAGTGCTAACGTGCCGGATTCGGGTTTCTATCGGGTTTCGCTAGCGATCCGTTGAAGGAATCTGCGTCGGAGCCTGCCGGCTGAGGACGAAAACAGCGACCCGGGGCCTAGCCTGGACGTTTCAAAATTTGGGGTTGTGGCACTGTGGGTCTGAGGAAGTTTATGTCCCTACTGCCGGCGAAGCTGGTGGACTCCAGTGAGCCTCAGGCGCTAGCCGTGGGCCTGAGGCGGATTGTGGTGCCGGCCCACGGCTAGCGCCCGAGGCTCACTTTGATTGCGACAGGTGGAACAAAAACATTGACAAAAATAGCAGTGTCAACACTAATCTTTGAGCAGTCCGGTTCTCACGCCTGTCATCGGGAACCGGACGCTATCGCGCGCCGGCTGATGAATATCCGGGCAAGCACCCCGCCAGCGGCAGGCGTCAGCGTTTGCGGCCGTCAAATGCCGTCGAATGGGTGCCCGGAATCCATCGGGACCGAAAAAAAGCCGGCTTGGGAAAGCCGGCTTCGAGTTGACAGTTGAGCGAGACGCTCAGATCAGGCACAGGCAGGCTGCACACAGGGAGTGAGCCGCAATTGACCCTTGAACTGGCCGGGAACCGACGGCGGATCGCCGGCGACACCGCCGGACTCGGATTGCACACTTTGGAGATCCCACTTCTCTCCATCATATCGCCACGTCG from Stieleria varia carries:
- a CDS encoding circularly permuted type 2 ATP-grasp protein; translated protein: MQNQSQSQASSRSPAISRSPREKLPALSGYQTDGFFDELVDKDCVARPDAQALVDLIISLPPKELLRRQDAIERALFKMGITFTVYSDSSGTEKIMPFDVVPRIVSSLLWKHIDAGLKQRIRALNRFLCDVYNEREIVQEGIVPAELIDSCPAYLKQCVGLKPFNDVWCHITGTDLVRDNSGAVYVLEDNLRCPSGVSYVLQNRHVMKRNFPQVFRASQIRPVSDYTSRLYGMLREVAPPHVDDPTVVVLTPGVYNSAYYEHSFLAQQMGVQLVEGRDLIVKNDHVYMRTTRGLKRVDVIYRRIDDAFLDPKVFRSDSVLGVAGLMNVYRLGNITLANAPGTGVADDKVIYAYVPDMIRYYLDEEPILASVKTYVCHDEEDREYVLSHLDELVVKAAGESGGYGILIGPHATDEQRQEFAKAIRSNPRNYIAQPTLQLSRMPTVVGDHLEGRHVDLRPYILCSRPDDVWVLPGGLTRVALKKGSLVVNSSQGGGSKDTWVIAEAGQPIASIDSPSTH
- the prmC gene encoding peptide chain release factor N(5)-glutamine methyltransferase, translating into MPESAEQPWTVLRLLEWTTDFFKRRGSESARLDAEVLLAHARQCSRIELYTAFQEEPDDEQKTAFRELVRRRGEGTPVAQLVGYKEFYSLRFRVNEHVLIPRPETEHLVIEALDCAKAIKPGDRPLQIADVGTGSGAIAVSLAVHLPSARITAIDLSPEALEVARWNADQHGVAERIDFVAGDLLADVTTPAKFDLICSNPPYVSESEFDQLQPTVRDFEPKLALVSGPDGTETIKRLLGESYGRLHQGGRLIIELSPMIAEACAELAEQISELGDLRFIKDLAGHRRILSLSRV
- the prfA gene encoding peptide chain release factor 1, with translation MSIVRDLLEEKLARFQELERQMSDPEVLADGAKMGAAAREHGGLAKVASKYREFKRLSKEIRGCQEMAEAAEDYDEREMAETEMAELRSKREVLWDDLLSMTVGGEDSHRTRCVMEIRAGTGGEEAALFARDLFEMYRRYAEIKGWKVEVMDSSVSDMGGFKEITLTLEGESVYRDLAYESGGHRVQRVPETETQGRVHTSAATVAVMPEPEDVEVDVKADDYRVDKFCASGPGGQHVNKTESAIRLTHHETGIVVQCQDEKSQHKNLAKALRVLKARVYEKKREEEQAKQAEQRKGLIGSGDRSQRIRTYNFPQNRLTDHRINFTLYKLDQVMAGAVTPVTEALIEYDRDQLRGDMVDT
- the rpmE gene encoding 50S ribosomal protein L31 is translated as MKEGIHPNYQETTVSCGCGNTFQTRSVRPELKVDICNACHPFYTGKLKFVDTAGRIDKFQKKFAAGTYGSLQKKGKKK